Part of the Salinimonas lutimaris genome, TCACCAATAATGACCGACTTACCACCACCAAGTTTCAGGTTGGCCATGGCCGCTTTGTATGTCATTCCCTTCGACAGACGAAGCACATCAGTCAGTGCCTCAGAACTGTTGATGTAAGGCCACATTCTGCAACCACCCAATGCTGGCCCAAGGTTTGTGTTATGCACTGCAATAATTGCACTTAAACCCGCTTCTTTGTCATGATAAAACGCAACGTGTTCGTGGTTATCAAACTCTGGATGATCGAAAACTGACATAGCCCCTCATATTTGTAGAAATTTGTTTACGCGATCATAGCTATAAATGCAGAGGATATGCCTTGCGATGTTTGTTAATGAATTTAACATCGTGAGATAATATTTCTTATTCTGAATTTCTGCTAGGATGTTTATCCTAGAAAAAATATTATTATATAATGCATATCATAATTGCATGAGATCGCAGTAATGAAACTAGATAAATTTGATCGCGAAATTTTACGCGTTTTACAACAGGACGCGACCGTATCCATGGCTGATTTAAGCCAGAAAGTCGGCCTGTCACATACTCCTTGCTGGCGCCGTGTTAAACGCATGGAGTCTGAGGGAATTATACTGGGAAAAGTCACCCTGCTAAACAGCAAAAAGCTGAATCTCGGCGTGTCAGTGTTTATCTTTGTCACATTGAAGAATCACGATGGAGATTCTTTAACCGATTTTGAGCAGGCAGTGCAATTTGTTGATGAAATTGTGGAGTGCCATACCACCAGCGGTGAAAAA contains:
- a CDS encoding Lrp/AsnC family transcriptional regulator: MKLDKFDREILRVLQQDATVSMADLSQKVGLSHTPCWRRVKRMESEGIILGKVTLLNSKKLNLGVSVFIFVTLKNHDGDSLTDFEQAVQFVDEIVECHTTSGEKDYLLKVVVESIEEYEFLLKNKLTHLPLVDHLSSTFALKQVKNTTALPIKSQ